The nucleotide window taaaaacatttgaaGGCGGCTAAGGCAGAATGAAAGGGGTCTGAGGATGTAAAGTCAACGAGGCAGTATTTAGTAGACGTCGAAGAATGAATCGAATTCAGAGGAACCTCCTTTCAAAtcccttttgaattttttgttttaaatcttAGACAATTTTCGACTAAATTAGAATAAAGTAGCTTTAATGAATAACTTGCTTCGAGTCGCTCAGATTATCCTAATGTGTAGCCCACGGACTGATTTTGACGGCAGCGTCATAATTATTTTAGGTATCCGAAGAAGATAGAGGTGTAATTATTAATAGTCGTTGATCAAACCTGATGAATTTCTCGAGAGGGAAAATGAAGAGTTTTTGGGTCGAATGCTATGTCTTCAATTAAAAACGCTATTCtccataaaaatgtaaaatcctTGGAAACTTCAGTTCCGATGCATCTGCCTATGCTGGACACTCTCGCACCTCAGTCTTGCACTGAAACTCATTAAAGTTCATTTTGTGTCTTTGTTTTTCGCTTTGTACTGCTTTGTATTGTTCTTTCCTTAAAAGACGTAAAATCGGAAATGAATTGAGATGAAAATatctgataaaaaatgaatggtTAGCAGTACTTTTTAAGATCCTTGCATTTACGTTAAATCTCTGATTTTGAGTCATGTTGTAGATGGACTTACGGATTGTTATGCGTTCTCAGAGTTACAATTTAAGGTCCTTGTAAATGAAATTCTTCTTTCCATTCAGCCATACCGATGTCAGCTCGCCGCATAAAGAAAGACCTAGAAATGGGGAACGGGCCTAAAAGTAAAATAATCGGCTCGTTGAACATTTATCGCAGTCAAACGTGTCCGTATAGCTAGAAATATTAATTAGTAGTGACCCCAGAGCCAAAACTCAATTAAGAGATCTTAATATCCACTCAGGTGTGAAAGTTTTCCcttgctttttttctcgaaCTCCACTGTTGTTTCATTATGTTTACACTGGAAGGTGATACgatttctcttatttttgttttcccCACAGAGGTTCCTCGCCCGTAGCCCCATACATTTTCTCAATGAACGTTATGAGCTTTCCCCACCAAAGCTCCATTAATTGACCTAATCAGGAGGCCGGTATAAAAACTTGCACCGACACTCAATATATCATCAGTTTCTAAGTTCTCGACGATCAAAATACTTTTCTCAACTCACGAACACACCCATAACCACCCTCAAAATGAGCCCTGTCAAAATTTTCGtaagttttttctcattttatttgtttcaagtTTTGGCTTACCTTTGATTTGAAAAAGTCTGtgcgttaaaaaaaagaagagaaatcgCACTGTAAAGCGAGAAAATCGAGGCGAAGTGTCTCCAAagcccatttttttaaaattgatcaaGAATACTAAAAAACGTCGGCGGCAGCGATTTATCACTATTTATGATAAAACGGACGGCAAATCTGATCGTGGGAAAAGCAGTCGAAAAGTTCTCATAGTTCTCTAATgaattttggtttaattttcaatttctagCAGTTTGGTTTAAGCAATAGGGGAATTGTTTATCTGCTCTTGAATCTTAAGAAGAGCTGCGGAGTTAGaccattataaaaataaatatcaatcgcggttttttggtttttttttttttttttttttttgtctaatcGCGCATTATTTGCCACGTAATTCAGAATAGCAGGGAACAGCATAATTTGTACATCGTGATTTCTTCGTCGTAGATATGACCATTGGGATATCAttatggatgacgtcatcgccTTTTTTTTATAGGAGAAGATATCTTCGTTTATATTAAGAATGTATAACTTCGGATTTTGAAACAGTCATTTGACTTTGCTAACCTCTGAGATTCGACAGTCAGAACACAGCTCTGTGCCCGCAACAGCCAACCCAATGCCAACAAATAAATTTATTTCGCTTTTGGTAAAACTTCGaatctttttattttcagttccTCTTCGCTCTTGCTTTCGTTGCCGTCTTCGCCGAGGAGGCTGAGCACACCGCCCAAAAGAGACAGATCTTCGCCTCCGTTGCCGGTAAGTGcgtgaaataaaattaatacaGCGTGCATTGTACAGCTCtgtccattggcggatccatcaatttggcaacatcggatttcctccacttaaacctttggaaatgtatcgatttttcgggagggggggggcggcaggtactctgacaagaatcgattatttggcatcggtttaaatggaggaaatccgatgttgccactTGCCtgtgccaaattgctgaatccgcctctgaTTCGGAATGTTCTTGCATATTCGTaaactggggggaaaaaaaacacattggatctagagtccagcatcttaacatcgacaagaaaaaataatcttgattcaatcggattttagcttaaatcaagaaccaagcctcttaatttgagcggatttcctcttgatttaagcaaaactctgattgaatcaagagtatttttttcttgtcaatgttttcaagagtctggactctagatccaatttgtttttttccagtgtaatgaaCGGAGCCGTTGACCATTGCATTTCAACAATAATGTGAGACCGTTAGTattttgaaaccttttttttcggtaaaaatctATTATAAAATACTTCCATCAATACATTTTTTACTGCCCTAATGATTTCGACTATTAATTCAAAACTTGAACTTTGTGCCAACTTTTATGTTGAGCTCAGTAGTTACCTTAGTTTTCAAAAAAGAGCTTATCCTACGATAAGTACGGCTGAGTAGAGGCAGATTTGATACGACGGAGGAAGAATACGCGCATTGCTGTTCCGCCTTCAATATTCGAGGTAGGCCAGAAAACATCCATATTCAACGCTCACGCTCCACAGTGAAACAAAGTATCTTGGATCCTGACTCTAGAAAAAGTCTAGAAAAAGTATAGAAAAAAGTCTagactctcaaaaaatttgacaaggaaaaatactcttgattcaatcagattttcgtCTAAACCaacaggaaatccgcttaaattaaaaggcttggccctcgattcaagcaaatatccgattgaatcaagagtattttttcttgccaatttttctaagaatctggactctagatcgaagagaatttttttctagtaCATGTTCCAGAAACATCGTGTTATTACTtctttgacacaaaaaaagtttttctaaagtgatatttttttatgagttcTAATTTAATATAAAGGAAATtctatttgaggggcttggaagacaaggcgcatgagtgcagtttttgctatttcgagcaAAACGtgattgaagtttcgaaattacatggatccttatagTGGGGCgaaagctcaaactgactttttgatgcttaaaaattggcatttgggagcgaatttttcacagaatatgaagactaattttacttgaaatcgttaatatctcaatttttcaaaaactgttcttgtgcgccttgtcctccaagcctctcatttgTCATCGATGACAAAGTTacaattctctgatttttttttaaaaaaaaaaaaactcatttgaatttgaaaaaaattactgaagaaacaattttctcccaaaatgaaaactaataattttctttaccgaaaattaaaataataataataataataaaaacaatttattcAATCGTAGAGAAGTTTCTTTTAAGTCTTTCAAAAACatgattttaatcattttttttccgcgATACAGGGTTactcaaaagtcacgcaccactggtcataactttagttctaagtATGCTATCGATAAACGGTTTAAGACGCTTTTCCTCATACTGAGGGggaacttttttaggtactttccagtttttcatCCCCTCGGGGGGAGCTGAGgtgcggggggcaactcaaaaatttcaaatagccaTTCCCcatcatggccagtggtgcgtgacttttgaataaccctgtatataaaattatttattttcccaATTATTAATCTGacttttcaccccccccccccccccccaggagtTCCCGCTTACCACGCTGCTTATGCTGCGGCACCGGCTGTTGCCGTGCGAGCCGCTCCAGTCGTGCTCCCCTACGACGATGGCAAATACTTCCCCGGCAAATACATCGGAACCGGATTCCCCTACGAGTCTGGCCCAGCCTTCTACTACTGATCTTCTTCCTCGCAGAAGCCCTCCTCCCATGCCGTGCGATAATACTCAAAgcctccatttagcctaagtcGTCTGAAATTATACCAAAAAAAGTTTATTCACATCGTCTTGTTACATTTTCCTCACTGTTAACGAAATTAAAATTCACTCTCAACCGGTAATCATGTCTTTATTTTCACTCTGGTCTTATCTGGGAAAGTAGTTGCAGAGAATCCATTAAATGACACTAATGACAGTCaactgcatttttattttttatttattttttttatttatttttttttttaacagaaaataaaacaaaacatgcCTCTTCTGTAAACTTCCTGTGCAGTCCCTGAGATCACGAAGGGTGTACTCAcaaaattgcattttacaatGTTGCTcagttttctgttaaaaaaaaatcaaaccatgTCTAATGTGGTTAAACTGATTTTGGTCGaacttaaatggacgtatttctatcaaacggaactaagcgccatcgggggaggaagggagagggggactTGGATTGGcaggtgttgcggaacgcgatgctcgttccgtcctatacttgcaatgcttttccatggcgcttagttccgtttgacagaacgcgctattcTGGATTCTAAaattctcaaaaggaactcaacctggcgcttagttctgtttaacagaaatacgtccaaataaaccATTAAATGCACTGTTTTAAAGGTAGGTATATTGTATCACTAGGTCCACGCCAAAAGTTGGATCTAGTCGATTCCATGACGACAAtcaatttgaagagaaacaattGGAGCCGAcccgaaaataaaaaatgctttCAATCCATCCATCCCTCAGCTTTTTAATGGTTGATGAGGTAATTAGGGCCGGACTGGTGCAAAAAGGCTCGGAAAAGTGCACTTCTAAAGGGGTCGGGTCAACACCGGGTGGAGAGATCCGGGGGGTACAGATTTTGGGGGTCCTCctgacttatttttaaaaatcttcaaccgTAGGACGtactttttcctcgaaaaatacgAGCATTACCAGGGCGTCTATAGCAACCTGAAAAATCGAGAATTATTAGGGAATGTTTTGAGCATCCGAAAAATGTTGTGGACCTGACTTCAGCTCATTGTCAATTCACGCCCAGTTTCAAGTGTATAGGTAACACGAGCTCCCACGGGGCCGAATAGCGGTACCGATCACCCTCAGATGCCACGATTGCTCAAGGAAGAAACCGAGAATAACTCAGCACGAGTTGCGAGGAGCAGTAACCTCGGTAAATCACCGTTGGTTTGCCTTCAGTttccagtgtaggcaacacCAGCTCCCGGGTGGCCGAATAAAGATATCACggtgctaggtcatttttcctaatttctttttcctacatcaggttttcctaatgcttttttcctactcgttttttgtcccattacagtaagtcctacgagtgatatgtcccactggcttttttcctaagggtgtttgtcctaataatccaataataattgaaacgtaaacatgagtagagtagaaggaaatttttcagaaagagtAAAGTTTTCTTAGCGAGCTGAATTTAAGCGCGTGAACAGGTGACATCACAAACTGAGCCTTCTAGGTCCTCAATataaggaggaggatgaagctccactacttacgggcatgcggccacaactttaacttgtgaggtacctatgttgttttttttttactttctcgaccccctagttttaaaattgaatttaggacaaatgccccttggaaaaaagccagtaggacatctcactcgtgGGACTAACTgtgatgggacaaaaaacgagtagggaAAAAGTATGAGGAAAAATTGCagcaggaaaaaatgttttaggaaaaatgacttgccaccgATATCACTCTTAGATGTCACGATTTTTCGAGGGTGGAAGCAAGAATAGTTCACCAAGCGTTGCGTTGCTTGGATCAATGAATTTTCATCACTATTGGATTGTCTTCAGTCTCCGGTGTAGGCAACACGGGTTCCCAAGAAGCCGAACAGTGGTATCACTCCCTGATGCCACGACTGCTCAAGGAAGAGAGAAtcatagaggaaaaaagaaggtgtttgcttttcgggcatcttggaatttttttaaagacgtaggtcggtacggcgatttttatcatcgattttcttggaaatggtgtagtttatggaaaaaatgcgTACAACATAAGGTGCTTTAAAGTATATCAtgacttgatttaagcaaaaaaccggacgttatggtccgtttttcatatttcgaattccggattttgctgccctggtaaaaattggcgataggagctgcgtttcaaaataccataggagttctgaCAGCCGACTGatgaaggcgatagaaaatcatttagctggctgtagaaagtggaaaaaagcatatggccgggctacacgaagcgataaaaaattaaacagccgggctatagttcctgtcgccgggctttacactttatcgcctggctgttgctttttcgctatcggctataaaaggctataagaaattgtgtagaaattcgtgtgctttgtgtatccgcaagtttgtacggaatcaccataatgtttacaaaacgcacattatattttcctttactacatattttttttcatcaattaaaattagaataatccatatagagtgtgcaaacatttcaacgtcaggagttgaacaacgctgactccacgagattaaatattagagcctaacacaaagcggagcggcggcgcggcgcactgcggcgcctacaaacctaacagggatacttcacgcactgcgcaatgcgtgacgtatccctgttaggtttgtaggcgccaatgcgcgtttagcgctggctgcccgcccgccgcgctgcgccgcagcgtaccaaggcgcttgaagcaactatttcacaccagaggtattgcacagtatcgtacgaaattgaaggcgctccaacatattaggaatagcaggcatccttcaaaagtacggagcttccctcgcaaaataaatcaagatactacggccgaaaaagagagcggtagtccaaaaactcactgagtcctagcatccgtaattagtaacggatagcgtacactttatcgtcaggctgttgcttaatcgccatcggctataaaaggctataaaaaattgtgttgccggctagaagctattggaaatcttacagtcggctgtaggtctatgatattttggaaaacagattctactgccaatttttaccagggtgaccAAGTTGTACCGACttacgtcacagggtacacaatcctcaaaatgcaaacacctccttttttttctctatgagagAGAATAAGTCACCAAGGATGGCATGGAGTGGTATGACTTTACCTCACTATCGgtttcccttcaattttcagtgtaggcaacactaTAGCTACTCCGTGGCCGAACTGTATTTGTGAGAAGGAGAACACTTctatttggaaacttgaaatgCCCCCTgttcataaaaaatattaggGGTTGTGCAATGGAGCATCTAAGTCAACTTGGGCCTTTAAAGTGTCTCGAAACAATTTTCCTTTAGCACCAAAAAGCTGCTTTTAGACCAAATACTTCCCCTACTGCGCAGTTTTATGTGTCtcttgaacattttcattttgccgAGCTGCATTTTTATCCTCACTAGGTCAATACTATAGTAACACTCTTAGATGTCACGACTGCGCGAGGAAAATTACAAGAATGATGCGCATCATTCAGCGAGGCGTCGTGACACGTGACAGTactttgtaatttttaattttttgcaaaatattccCTTGCTTAAAAATCCCTTTGATATACTGCCTTGGAAAATCCCTGTAAAAGGGATTCATGATCATTTAAGTCGGGGCTCCCGACCGCATTGAAAATTGATCGTATTAAAATTGAAGATTAATAAAACAATATGTTAACCTTTGAAGAccagtaaaaattcaaaatgggtCCACTCAACGCCCGAAAACGACCACCTACCAAAAAAGgccggtgccccccccccccctcacaaaTTGCTTTCAAGTCGCAAAATTGACAAAGATTCTCCAGAATATAAGAGTCGCTTGCGTAATTTATCCGAACGAATACGAATTTGTTATGGTCTACGAAGCACTTCTAGCCTCTCTTGGGGCATttacatggggggggggggagtttctGTCatcaacataaaaaattaaaaaaatatccgaTAAAAACTCATGACAAGACTCTACAATAGCGCCTAAGGTAATTCCATAAATGTATAATACAATGATACAAGTTCATGGCGCTGGACTGCAGTTGCAATCGTGATAATAATGTGAAATTCCACCTCATTTCCGGGCGCACTCACATCCGTTCGCAGATTCTGTATTGcggtcatggaccaagagaataaataaggacccccaactccggttagcgctgacatcagcgctccctggcagagggtgtagtgaactaaaccgatgattgggtcttcctgtttatatttccatgcaccacctatttaggcttatcactcagtagtgctcatagaagtttctagatcctcgtatcctcgtggtcgccctgcagttttgaagagtttagtgtgaaaagtttcccattttcatttcaatcttcgtcagtcttcgtgtacataaactggtat belongs to Bemisia tabaci chromosome 6, PGI_BMITA_v3 and includes:
- the LOC109036541 gene encoding uncharacterized protein; translation: MSLKALFFFALAIVAVFAAEQPAKRAIIAPAAYPYAAYGAYPYAYGAYPYAAAAPAVVPAAVPAAAAYPYAAYPYAYGYDDGSYFPGKYGPLSKSIPMSARRIKKDLEMGNGPKRGRYKNLHRHSIYHQFLSSRRSKYFSQLTNTPITTLKMSPVKIFFLFALAFVAVFAEEAEHTAQKRQIFASVAGVPAYHAAYAAAPAVAVRAAPVVLPYDDGKYFPGKYIGTGFPYESGPAFYY